From the Lolium rigidum isolate FL_2022 chromosome 2, APGP_CSIRO_Lrig_0.1, whole genome shotgun sequence genome, one window contains:
- the LOC124687978 gene encoding GTPase activating protein 1-like: MLGHLVGLLRVRVLRGVNLAIRDLRSSDPYIVIRMGKQKLKTRVVRKSVNPEWNDELTLSIEDPTLLVKLNVFDKDTFFDDPMGDAELDIRPLVEVVRMRLQGVEDNTVVKKLVPNRQNCLAEESAIYMSEGAVKQDVVLRLRNVECGEIELQLQWIDIPGAKGV; encoded by the exons ATGTTGGGACATCTTGTTGGGCTGTTGAGGGTGCGGGTGCTGAGGGGGGTGAACCTCGCCATCCGCGACCTCCGCTCCAGCGACCCCTACATCGTCATCCGCATGGGCAAGCAG AAGCTTAAGACGCGAGTGGTAAGAAAGAGTGTCAATCCGGAGTGGAACGATGAACTGACTCTCTCCATCGAAGATCCCACGCTTCTTGTTAAACTG AACGTGTTTGACAAGGACACCTTCTTCGACGATCCAATGGGCGATGCAGAGCTGGACATCAGGCCGCTGGTTGAGGTTGTGAGGATGAGGCTCCAGGGCGTCGAGGACAACACCGTGGTGAAGAAACTGGTGCCGAACAGGCAGAACTGCCTGGCAGAGGAGAGCGCCATATACATGTCCGAGGGGGCGGTGAAGCAGGACGTGGTTTTGAGACTGAGGAACGTGGAGTGTGGGGAGATCGAACTCCAGCTCCAGTGGATCGACATCCCCGGTGCTAAGGGCGTATAA